In Lemur catta isolate mLemCat1 chromosome 1, mLemCat1.pri, whole genome shotgun sequence, one DNA window encodes the following:
- the NAA50 gene encoding N-alpha-acetyltransferase 50 isoform X2 — protein MKGRIELGDVTPHNIKQLKRLNQVIFPVSYNDKFYKDVLEVGELAKLAYFNDIAVGAVCCRVDHSQNQKRLYIMTLGCLAPYRRLGIGTKMLNHVLNICEKDGTFDNIYLHVQISNESAIDFYRKFGFEIIETKKNYYKRIEPADAHVLQKNLKVPSGQNADVQKTDN, from the exons CCGGATCGAGCTGGGAGATGTAACACCACACAATATTAAACAGTTGAAGAGATTGAACCAGGTCATCTTTCCAGTCAGCTACAATGACAAGTTCTACAAGGATGTGCTGGAGGTTGGCGAATTAGCAAAACTTG CCTATTTCAATGATATTGCTGTAGGTGCGGTATGCTGTAGGGTGGATCATTCACAGAACCAGAAGAGACTTTACATCATGACGCTAGGATGTCTGGCACCTTACCGAAGGCTAGGAATAG GAACTAAAATGTTAAATCATGTCTTAAACATCTGTGAAAAAGATGGCACTTTTGACAACATCTATCT GCATGTCCAGATCAGCAATGAGTCAGCAATTGACTTCTACAGGAAGTTTGGCTTTGAGATTATTGAGACAAAGAAGAACTACTATAAGAGGATAGAGCCTGCAGATGCTCATGTGCTGCAGAAAAACCTCAAAGTCCCTTCTGGTCAGAATGCAGATGTACAAAAGACAGACAACTGA
- the NAA50 gene encoding N-alpha-acetyltransferase 50 isoform X3, producing the protein MLSRIELGDVTPHNIKQLKRLNQVIFPVSYNDKFYKDVLEVGELAKLAYFNDIAVGAVCCRVDHSQNQKRLYIMTLGCLAPYRRLGIGTKMLNHVLNICEKDGTFDNIYLHVQISNESAIDFYRKFGFEIIETKKNYYKRIEPADAHVLQKNLKVPSGQNADVQKTDN; encoded by the exons TAGCCGGATCGAGCTGGGAGATGTAACACCACACAATATTAAACAGTTGAAGAGATTGAACCAGGTCATCTTTCCAGTCAGCTACAATGACAAGTTCTACAAGGATGTGCTGGAGGTTGGCGAATTAGCAAAACTTG CCTATTTCAATGATATTGCTGTAGGTGCGGTATGCTGTAGGGTGGATCATTCACAGAACCAGAAGAGACTTTACATCATGACGCTAGGATGTCTGGCACCTTACCGAAGGCTAGGAATAG GAACTAAAATGTTAAATCATGTCTTAAACATCTGTGAAAAAGATGGCACTTTTGACAACATCTATCT GCATGTCCAGATCAGCAATGAGTCAGCAATTGACTTCTACAGGAAGTTTGGCTTTGAGATTATTGAGACAAAGAAGAACTACTATAAGAGGATAGAGCCTGCAGATGCTCATGTGCTGCAGAAAAACCTCAAAGTCCCTTCTGGTCAGAATGCAGATGTACAAAAGACAGACAACTGA
- the NAA50 gene encoding N-alpha-acetyltransferase 50 isoform X1, with product MKGSRIELGDVTPHNIKQLKRLNQVIFPVSYNDKFYKDVLEVGELAKLAYFNDIAVGAVCCRVDHSQNQKRLYIMTLGCLAPYRRLGIGTKMLNHVLNICEKDGTFDNIYLHVQISNESAIDFYRKFGFEIIETKKNYYKRIEPADAHVLQKNLKVPSGQNADVQKTDN from the exons TAGCCGGATCGAGCTGGGAGATGTAACACCACACAATATTAAACAGTTGAAGAGATTGAACCAGGTCATCTTTCCAGTCAGCTACAATGACAAGTTCTACAAGGATGTGCTGGAGGTTGGCGAATTAGCAAAACTTG CCTATTTCAATGATATTGCTGTAGGTGCGGTATGCTGTAGGGTGGATCATTCACAGAACCAGAAGAGACTTTACATCATGACGCTAGGATGTCTGGCACCTTACCGAAGGCTAGGAATAG GAACTAAAATGTTAAATCATGTCTTAAACATCTGTGAAAAAGATGGCACTTTTGACAACATCTATCT GCATGTCCAGATCAGCAATGAGTCAGCAATTGACTTCTACAGGAAGTTTGGCTTTGAGATTATTGAGACAAAGAAGAACTACTATAAGAGGATAGAGCCTGCAGATGCTCATGTGCTGCAGAAAAACCTCAAAGTCCCTTCTGGTCAGAATGCAGATGTACAAAAGACAGACAACTGA